Genomic segment of Mytilus edulis chromosome 12, xbMytEdul2.2, whole genome shotgun sequence:
ATCTAGCCTGTAAAAAGGGACATACTGTCACAGTGAAACTTTTACTTGATTTAAGATACCAAACATTGAATATGTGTGTAGACACGAAGACAAAATTTGATAATGAATGGACAGTTTTACATGTAGCTTGTTATTCTGGACATACAGAAGTAGTAAAATTATTGATTGACGTCGGTATGAATGTAAATGACAAATCGAAGGACGGTTCTACGCCACTATTTCTAGCTTGTCAATATGGTCATTATGAAACAGTTAAACTATTTCTTGATTTGAATAGCAACAGATTAAATAGCTGTGTAGATACAAACATAAAAGATGAAACTGGATGGTCAGTTTTACATGTAGCTTGTTCGGAGGGACATTTGGAAATAGTAAAGTTATTGATCAAAACCGGTATGAATATTAATGACACATCGACTGACCGTTGCACGCCACTACAATTAGCTTGTCTGGAAGGTAATTATGCAACAGTGAAATTATTACTCGATTTAAATGGTCAAACATTAAAAAGTTGTGTAAATATAACCCTAAAAGATGAAGATGGATGGTCAGTTTTACATGCAGCTTGTTATTCTGGATGTACAGATGTAGTAAGATTATTGATCGATGTCGGTGTGAGTGTAAATGACAAATCGAAGAACGGTTCTACGCCACTATTTCTAGCTTGTCGAAATGGTCATTATGAAACAGTTAAATTATTTCTTGATTTGAATAGCAACAGATTAAATAGCTGTGTAGATACAAACATAAAAGATGAAAATGGATGGTCAGTTTTACATGTAGCTTGTTCGGAGGGACATTCGGAAATAGTAAAGTTATTGATCAAAACCGGTATGAATATTAATGACACATCGACTCTCGATTACACGCCACTACAATTAGCTTGTCTGGAAGGTCATTATGCAACAGTGAAATTATTACTCGATTTAAATGCTCAAACATTAAAAAGTTGTGTAAATATAACCCTAAAAGATGAAGATGGGTGGTCAGTTTTACATGCAGCTTGTTATTCTGGATGTACAGATGTAGTAAGATTATTGATCGATGTCGGTGTGAATGTAAATGACAAATCGAAGAACGGTTCTACGCCACTATATCTAGCTTGTCAATATGGGCATTACGAAACAGtgaaattatttcttaatttgaatGACCACAGATTAAATAGCTGTGTAGATATAAACataaaagatgaaaatgaattgtCAGTTTTACATGTAGCTTGTTGCTGGGGACATTTAGAAATTGTAAAGTTATTAATCGATAACGGTATGAATATAAATGACAAATCGACCAGAGGCTCTACGCCACTATATTTAGCGTGTCGGCAAGGCCAATACGACATTgtgaaattattacttgatttaaATGGTCAAAAAATTAATAGTCGTGTAGATATGACACTGAGAAATAAATATGGCTGGTCTGTTTTACATTCAGCTTGTAATAATGGACATACCGAAGTAGCGAAATTATTGATTGATGTTGGTATGACTGTAAATGACTTTACAACTCAAGGTTTTACACCCCTATATCTAGCCTGTAAAAAGGGACATACTGTCACAGTGAAACTTTTACTTGATTTAAGATACCAAACATTGAATATGTGTGTAGACACGAAGACAAAACTTGATAATGGATGGACAGTTTTACATGTAGCTTGTTATTCTGGACATACAGAAGTAGTAAAATTATTGATTGACGTCGGTATGAATGTAAATGACAAATCGAAGGACGGTTCTACGCCACTATTTCTAGCTTGTCAATATGGTCATTATGAAACAGTTAAACTATTTCTTGATTTGAATAGCAACAGATTAAATAGCTGTGTAGATACAAACATAAAAGATGAAAATGGATGGTCAGTTTTACATGTAGCTTGTTGGGAGGGACATTCGGAAATAGTAAAGTTATTGATCAAAACCGGTATGAATATAAATGACAAATCGACCAAAGGCTCTACGCCACTATATTTAGCGTGTCGGCGAGGCCAATACGACATTGTGAAATTATTACTCGATTTAAATGGTCAAATAATGAATAGTCGTGTAGATATGACACTGAGAAGTGAAAATGGCTGGTCTGTTTTACATTCAGCTTGTAATAATGGACATACCGAAGTAGCGAAATTATTGATTGATGTTGGTATGACTGTAAATGACTTTACAACTCAAGGTTTTACACCCCTATATCTAGCCTGTAAAAAGGGACATACTGTCacagtgaaatttttacttgATTTAAGATACCAAACATTGAATATGTGTGTAGACACGAAGACAAAACTTGGTAATGGATGGACAGTTTTACATGTAGCTTGTTCGGAGGGACATTCGGAAATAGTAAAGCTATTGATCAAAACCGGTATGAATATTAATGACAAATCGACTCTCGGTTACACGCCACTACAATTAGCTTGTCTGGAAGGTCATTATGCAACAGTGAAATTATTACTCGATTTAAATGGTCAAACATTAAAAACTTGTGTAAATATAACCCTAAAAGATGAAGATGGATGGTCAGTTTTACACTTAGCTTGTCATTCTGGACATACACATGTAGTACAGTTATTGATCGATGTCGGTATGAATACAAATGACACATCGACTGACGGTTCTTCGCCACTACTTCTAGCTTGTCAGAACGGTCATGACGAAACAGTGAAATACTTACTTGATTTAAATGGCCAAGTATTGAATAGTTGTGTAGATACAACCATAAAAGATGAAGATGAATGGTCAGGTTTACATGTAGCTTGTTCAAACGGATTTACTGAAGTTGTAAAGATATTGATAGATGTTGGTATGAATGTTAACGACACAACAAATAACGGTTGTACACCACTACTTCTAGCTTGTGAAAACGGTCATTTTGACACAGTAAAACATTTACTTGATTTAAATGGCCAACTAAAAAATAGTCGTGTAGATTTAAACATAAGAAATAAAGATGGAAATTCAGCTTTAAACGCAGCTTGTAAGGCAGGACATTCACAAATAGAAAAGTTATTGATCGATTTCGGCACGAATGGAAATGACAGATAACATACCAGTTGTTTATCACTATATCTAGCTTTTCATGAAGgttattataaaaacatgaaataactcatttttttatattatgctgTATTTGTGTACTATCGTAAATTAATTTTAGATGTTCATTGTTATTCTGTTGTTTACATGTTGACATGTATTCTGATAGTATTTATTCATGCATTATGTTCTCTGTCCTGATAGTTATTGCATTTATTGGTATTTGTACTGTATGTTGTCGTTTGATTTtttagcagttcagtgtttctgttgttatgATTCTTTTGATGCTGAtttgtttccttcagttttagtttgcgaTCCGGCTTTGTTTCGGTTAAATCAATTGAGGACTGTTTAACAGCGATATATACTATTATTGCCTTTATGTAA
This window contains:
- the LOC139499550 gene encoding serine/threonine-protein phosphatase 6 regulatory ankyrin repeat subunit C-like, which gives rise to MASSLAQEDINFLRLAGLLLKIALRAVRRCFDYEFHPGQLKQFLCKNRRKIYDLTYTKRVLTLAQYDLLYPKGSSGVSSDKFDISLMVCLLRNFTDLDIQDRLPLETIHTTAADISRIKFYRNYIVHSDSGEVSENTFSEIWNCVVEAILRLGPDLKSEIDAMMSSPLTNDIIDLIKDLIRLEKQMENTNQHLRTVSQKLETLEIENNNIKEIYIKTLKEWKEKDMKYISTAASTFILQSLNQNRGVIITGSPGCGKSFVAHHVALTFEKVGYEIIPCDGPSDILKHFTAEKIQVFVIDDICGKFALNQHKADSWEQNDGKLNMLLRSSNENDDHDDISSKLVAKFIITCRGNIFRHKAFPKLTCFSLVECSFSTKYKISPDEMRNIALSYLPENTVNNIENICLYDFFPLLCALYGKKINQNPVFFNHPVEVFEKEISDMKIKSETSFLCLSLLVLKNNKICKNELISSGLEHLVKVICRDAEIESYVSMVSIQKCLKSLQGIYITESENLYTAIHDKMFDIISAAIAPSILNCLIEYVDIAFIAHRIHLSSCGQRSLPFVVYIPPELEESYLKRQYNEALKGNNWEVFGSIQTENQIYRKLLLSFLKKQDTCQETIYVADKDGATPFFVSSYLGYVDFVEYFKVKSPGHIDGKDTKGRSSFFVACENGHILVVKYLMNYLHDINAENSEKTTALSATCLNGHTEVAQLLLENKAETNKTNNSNQSTLHFACSNGNVKLVQLLLNGGFHVDITIKDYLRNTALHIACEKGHPDIVKTLVQFGMDVNQKEKHGKTPLYIACRNGYFETVKYIIDCIYLKQNKRTVADELKNLHTLKSGMTLLHSACNNGHTEVAKLLIDVGMTVNDFTTQGFTPLYLACKKGHTVTVKLLLDLRYQTLNMCVDTKTKFDNEWTVLHVACYSGHTEVVKLLIDVGMNVNDKSKDGSTPLFLACQYGHYETVKLFLDLNSNRLNSCVDTNIKDETGWSVLHVACSEGHLEIVKLLIKTGMNINDTSTDRCTPLQLACLEGNYATVKLLLDLNGQTLKSCVNITLKDEDGWSVLHAACYSGCTDVVRLLIDVGVSVNDKSKNGSTPLFLACRNGHYETVKLFLDLNSNRLNSCVDTNIKDENGWSVLHVACSEGHSEIVKLLIKTGMNINDTSTLDYTPLQLACLEGHYATVKLLLDLNAQTLKSCVNITLKDEDGWSVLHAACYSGCTDVVRLLIDVGVNVNDKSKNGSTPLYLACQYGHYETVKLFLNLNDHRLNSCVDINIKDENELSVLHVACCWGHLEIVKLLIDNGMNINDKSTRGSTPLYLACRQGQYDIVKLLLDLNGQKINSRVDMTLRNKYGWSVLHSACNNGHTEVAKLLIDVGMTVNDFTTQGFTPLYLACKKGHTVTVKLLLDLRYQTLNMCVDTKTKLDNGWTVLHVACYSGHTEVVKLLIDVGMNVNDKSKDGSTPLFLACQYGHYETVKLFLDLNSNRLNSCVDTNIKDENGWSVLHVACWEGHSEIVKLLIKTGMNINDKSTKGSTPLYLACRRGQYDIVKLLLDLNGQIMNSRVDMTLRSENGWSVLHSACNNGHTEVAKLLIDVGMTVNDFTTQGFTPLYLACKKGHTVTVKFLLDLRYQTLNMCVDTKTKLGNGWTVLHVACSEGHSEIVKLLIKTGMNINDKSTLGYTPLQLACLEGHYATVKLLLDLNGQTLKTCVNITLKDEDGWSVLHLACHSGHTHVVQLLIDVGMNTNDTSTDGSSPLLLACQNGHDETVKYLLDLNGQVLNSCVDTTIKDEDEWSGLHVACSNGFTEVVKILIDVGMNVNDTTNNGCTPLLLACENGHFDTVKHLLDLNGQLKNSRVDLNIRNKDGNSALNAACKAGHSQIEKLLIDFGTNGNDR